Proteins from one Plodia interpunctella isolate USDA-ARS_2022_Savannah chromosome 7, ilPloInte3.2, whole genome shotgun sequence genomic window:
- the LOC135309748 gene encoding uncharacterized protein LOC135309748: protein MSHLDVVTPLDISHIEPHLQNINSVLGTTRYICNQIRLEKSYNLQCNNLLEPLTIRYHDIVSEYSTISHLVNKRSRRGAWIGAVGSLSKIVFGTLDENDAIKYDNAIRNVQDDEKRLSSLIKDNILITSEVLTNFNKTLQSIQLNEVSLNLVIDNFSSTLKNITLISNELVVKTNIDFILNSLEASILTLSFHLEDITNAIIFSSQNILHPAVLPPTQLYQEIVNNYRYLPVDLKLPVSLTLSNIHIITNVSSVVCYSIGNKIIFVLKIPLVSPKDYSLYHNIALPTPHIKDKPNTFSFIRPSSKYIAMTIDKSEYCNLDSLKECITISPREYICDVMTVFPSSVNPCCESELLSNTISVLPVQCKTDFFYGYVDLWQPLDNNNWLYVQSKSSKLYIECPKEKLVDINIIGTGILTIPNNCMAHCKSTKLIPKFDNVKINVNIVHSNFNLINDSCCTLDKFNKIISNEPPLKLHNINLDSFTLETKSKLNSIAKETDKILNEHQIIKYETHYSIITIVIICVILIFCITKLIMYIKSRNCLSRRLPDTIPPIPAVSPTDQIPIAENITPAKFSKPCSVKENIPSPSIRINV from the coding sequence ATGAGTCATTTAGACGTGGTCACCCCACTCGATATCTCGCACATTGAACCCCACTTGCAAAATATAAACTCAGTATTAGGTACAACACGCTACATATGTAACCAAATTAGATtagaaaaatcatataatttacaatgtaataaCCTGTTAGAACCCTTAACAATAAGATATCATGACATTGTCTCTGAATATTCCACTATTTCGCacttagtaaataaaagatcTAGAAGAGGAGCCTGGATAGGTGCCGTTGGTTCTCTCTCCAAAATCGTGTTTGGGACCCTTGATGAAAATGACGccataaaatatgacaatgcCATTCGAAATGTTCAAGATGACGAAAAAAGACTGAGCTcattaataaaagataatatccTAATAACATCTGAAgttttgacaaattttaataaaacattacaaagtATACAACTTAATGAGGTCAGCCTTAATCTAGTTATCGATAATTTCTcttcaacattaaaaaatattactttaatttcaAACGAATTAGTTGTAAAGAcgaatatagattttatactCAATAGTTTAGAAGCATCTATACTCACCTTATCATTCCACCTCGAAGACATAACAAAcgctattatttttagtagtcAAAACATCCTGCACCCGGCCGTATTACCGCCCACGCAATTATACCAAGAAATTGTCAATAATTACAGATACTTACCTGTAGACCTTAAGTTACCTGTAAGCTTAACATTaagtaacatacatattattacaaatgtatCCAGTGTAGTGTGTTATAGTATAGGCaacaagattatttttgttctgaAAATACCCCTAGTGTCCCCTAAAGATTATAGTTTGTATCATAACATAGCATTGCCAACTCCTCATATTAAAGATAAACCTAATACTTTTAGTTTCATAAGACctagtagtaaatatatagCAATGACCATAGACAAATCCGAATATTGTAACCTTGATTCGTTAAAGGAATGCATAACGATAAGCCCGCGCGAGTACATCTGTGACGTTATGACAGTGTTCCCGTCCAGTGTTAACCCCTGTTGTGAAAGTGAGTTATTGTCCAATACAATAAGTGTTCTCCCCGTGCAGTGTAAAACAGACTTCTTTTATGGATACGTAGATTTATGGCAACCactcgataataataattggctATATGTACAATCTAAAAGCAGTAAACTTTACATTGAATGTCCTAAAGAAAAACTTGTTGATATTAACATTATCGGAACAGGAATTTTAACTATTCCTAATAACTGTATGGCCCActgtaaaagtacaaaattgatacctaaatttgataatgtaaaaataaatgttaatattgttcACTCTAACTTCAACTTAATTAATGATTCTTGTTGCACTTTagataagtttaataaaataataagtaatgagCCTCCCCTTAAGTtgcataatataaatctaGATTCATTCACATTAGAAACAAAATCTAAACTAAATTCCATTGCTAAAGAAACAGataaaattctaaatgaacatcaaattattaaatacgaGACTCATTACTCAATTATTACTATAGTTATAATTTGTGTAATCTTAATCTTTTGTATAACCAaacttattatgtatattaaatcgCGCAACTGTCTATCCCGTCGCCTTCCCGATACTATTCCTCCAATCCCTGCAGTTTCTCCAACTGATCAGATTCCAATTGCAGAGAATATTACTCCCGCTAAATTCAGTAAACCTTGTTCCGTTAAGGAAAATATACCATCTCCCAGTATAAGAATTAATGTTTAA